GTAGTTTGGTTATGTTCAATCTTTCATTCCAGTGCCTCTGCTGGTTCTCCCTACATATCTTCCAAAGAAGTTTATATTTTGGGCATGCAATCTTCTGATGGATTCAAAATTTGAACCTTGTTCGATGGACTTTATTTAAGACAACGAAGTTGAGCAAAAATTCTTGTTTATTGTATGCTACAGATGTGGTGAAGTATTCTTAGGATAGTTTCTCTGAATTGCTTCAAACCCtagaatttttttcttgtgTTTTATTGTAGTCCTTTCACTTTTAACTGCTAGCCATAAATACAAAAACTTTTTCTGTGGTGAGAGCAGTATTCAGTTTGAAGCAGGTAGTACATTCAAGTTTCCAAACTGGACAGTTAAATGTTCCGGCTGATTTAATTTTCTCCTAGTCTTAAGATATTACTTCCCTGAGCAATTAAGTTGCTAGACTGCCTTCTAAACTTTAACACATTCCTGCAGGTGGTGGAAGCAAGAGCAATGTTGTCGCATGAGTTGCCAAACCGAGCTAAGCCAACCAAATCAGGTTGGTCTGAAACTGGCAGTTCTATATCAACTAAAACTGCCGGCTTACCTCATGAAGAGCCTCTTTCAGTGCCATCTCGTCCAGAGACTGAATCAGCACCACTAAAGACATCAAGCATTGAAGTAATTTCTTCCACTTTTGCAGCCAACGCAATAGGGAATGAAGCATCCCCTTCTGTTGTTGCAGATGAACTAGAAACAGAGAAGCACCTGGTTCAGAGTACTGAGATGCGAATTATTGACAAAGCTGTGGTTGAGGAAGAACCAGCTTACCAGGCTAAACATCAATATCTATCTAGCTCCACCTCCAATGTTCCAGATGAGAAATCTGAGGATGATGGTGATGATTGGTTGAACGAAGAAAGTTCAGTAATGGTAGGCCCCAGTGGAACTACAATACATATTGAAAATGATGAAGATGTTTCATTTAGTGATCTTGAAGAGGATGACGGAGAGGTGCCTGTAAGTTATAAGAAAGTTACATCAGGCTCCGATGCTTCATCAAAAGACCCACGAGATTGGGTTCAGTTAAGTGAAAGCTCCGCCCTTTCTGTCAAGGATATTAACCCTGTTGCTGTGAAACATGTTGGGTCTGAGCAGGTAAGTGCTCGCAACTCTGATTCCAAGGAGTCTAATGATTGGCTTGATGTTGATGACATTGATGTAATATGATAATTCCGAAAGCGCGTAAGACCTATATGCTCTCCTCCTTAATAACCTTTGTGAATAGCTTGTATGTGGTTTCTTTAGTCCGAGTTGGGCTTTAGAAACTTTATGtacataaatttgaatcttaaATTGGATGATCATGTGCTCATAAAATATGTTTGCTTACAATGtaataatattctattaaGATAGGCCAGTTCATTTGATTTGGGAATTACATTGTCATTTTAAAGCATGTGAAGGCAGAAGGTACTCTTTTATGGTTCTGTTCAGTAGTAAAATATCCAATAATGCAGTTTAGAGGAAGATGGAAGAAAGGAGAAGTATTAGGTTCCTAGAGTACCTAACCCTTGTTTCCATATCTGTATTAGTGCCATTATCTGTTCACAGCATTGCAGATGGTGGATTTCTGCTAGCATTGAAGTGTTGTCCTCATTCACAGATTAGATGACTATTGAAAGGATAGTTGCTAACACCAAGTAATTGCTTAAGAGAAAGTGACTATTTACTTGTGGCTTCATTAGCATCGAACCTGATGTCTATAGTCCATACCTTGCTACGTGCGGTATCTGACAGTATCTTATACTTGTGAAAAGGCAACAAGGGGGGTAGAGTTCTCTTTTTTCAGGCGCATATAACTGCACAACCCACAATGCtgtgtataaaaatatttactggTAGAAGTTCAAATTAAAACCCTTGTATAAGTAAAAATTTCACTGTTATGGAGGGATCTCGATTGCAGTTAAGACCATGCAGTCGTGCTTAGGTTATTTTGCTTTTCATTAACTTTCTACAGTTCACAGGTTATGGCTAGTTCGATCGTGTAACCCCTTCTGGCAAACTTTGATGTGATTTTTACTCGAAGATTCCTGGTTTTGGCGCCATTCTTCACTTGGACTTTTGCTTGACATTATTATTACTATGACCCAAGAAACAATATCTACTGTTTATGGTACTGAAGGATGGACAACCTCCTTTACTTCATTTGTTCTCACTTCCTCCCACACAAATTATTTGCAGATCGTTTATTCTTCATGCACTTTCTGCATATTGATATCAGTCCCTTCAATTTAGATGagtcttttatatatatatatatatatatatattccccTAATGCGAGCAAATGATATCGAACGATTTAAGTGTACTAGAGATTTTGTTTAGCAAAAAtacttctttaaaaaaaaattgacgtTTTTTGAGTATAAGGAACTGCTTTTTGAGAATcgaataaattgatttttcttttataaaatggtTTTGACAGaaacaatttataaaaagaaataaaaattaaacaaaattagaCTCCAACACTCTTATGATAATAATCTCAAACGAGCTCTAAATTGCCTTGGCAGTAAAAAAGCTTTAAATgataactatttaaaaaaattaatcagtGATGTCCTTTCATGGGTCCACTTATGAAAGCCGCAGCTTAGGTAAGTTTGTATTAATGTACTTTGCTTTCTGGTTACACAAATGATTAATGTTGGACTCAATTGTTACAGATTTTGAAGGTTAAAGTTGGGAAATACAGTAAATTCTTTTGAAGGTTAAAATTGGGAAATACAGTGACTACGTGTAAGAACTAGATACTACTAAGTAGATTATTACAATGAAACTAGGAAGAGAAACTATTCATCTCCTAACATACAAGCAAGCTTATATACATCCTGTAGGAATATTCTTAGATAGGAAACTCAGGATCTTATAGATCCAAAATTACCCGAAAGCCGCTCGAGCTGAGACCACAAGAGGCTTCCTAGTGAGAATTTTGGCTTCTCTTCACCTACACTTCCACTGCTAGTTCTACTAATACCAGCTGTGGAGGGAGTCCTGGGAGTCCATCCTGGTGATTTGTTAACTACAAGGACAGATCCCCCTATCTCTTTCCTCACCAATTCTAGAGTGTGTGTATTAGCTTCGTCTCCTGAAGCATCAGTGATATAGAATGACCCTACTGCTCTGTCCCCTTGTAAACCGATCTCAGCTCTCGATATCGATAGGCCATTTTCCCGAAAGACCCGTGTCACATCTGAGAGCAACCCCACTCGATTGTGAGTGCTAATATCAAGCCTCAGGCCCTGCAGAGTGTATCACAATCATAAGTTTGGAAACATCTTTTGTGTTGTACATCAGTTTTGCTATGTCAGTAGTTGCATTGTGCTTACATGAGATGCCCTCCTCTCAGTGGCAGCAATCAAGCATTTGGTAAGTTTATGCCTTTCACTTTCTGTATCCAAAGTGCAGCCATCTTTATGCCGAATAAAGTATTCCTGCAATAcgaatatcaaaattttacattCATGCAAAACATTTCTGTTTCCATGTACAGTAAAAGAATTTTTCCCCAGGAGTGGCATGTTGATACCTGACGAGCCATTGTGCCCTTGGAGCTAACAGCAGCGTGGAACACCACATACTGCATATCAGTTAGCGCGCAGAGCGTGTCAAATAAGAGCTTCGGCCTGTCCATACTCCTCATATTCACCACCGAGTATCCTTTCTCCTTGCAAGATTCTATTGACACATGAATCTTAGTACAATTTCTCTGGTGCGCAGCATCGCCATCTGTGCAGCCACAACACGGCTCATAATCCAAAGTGGCAGACATCAACTGGTGGAGCCGCCTCTCAGTGTGAGTCTGTCCGGTCACTGGTGATGCCAATCTCACACTCCTCATCTCCCCAATCCCATGATGGGCCTCCACAACATTTTGAAGCTGCTCTTCTACATGTGCAAGTTTGTTGGAGTCAGTTATGGGTCCGCCACTCAGCCCGTCTTCCATATAGATTATACATGCTGCTCGGCTGTTATGTGTCCATGCCACAGCCGCTGTGACGTGGCATTGCAGCTCAGCTAACACAGCCGAAATCTCCGATAGCATTCCTGGTCTATCAATTCCAGTCATCTCCATTGCGGTGTGGTCTGTGGACACATGTCTTGGCCTAACTTCTCTTTTAAGGCAATTTTGTAGCTCCTGTGATGCTCCCGCTCTTCTATTTGTACAGAGTGCCTGTAATTGATAATTTGTTACAAGGCAAAACAATTACATAGTTACGTGTATATTCATACGTATCTAGAGAGAAAAATACCTGCTGAATATAAAGTATGAGACTCTCGTCAGTAAGCTTGTTCCCAAGCTGGTCAGTCACGTGGAACACTGTACACCATGCAATATAAAACAAACCCACATAAGCGATATCGTAGTTGTAGTGGGGTGACTCATATTTAGGTCATAGAGTACTTAGATCGATCAGTATAAATGCCAAGTTAGTTAATTAATCAACTCTCGATAAAGcgtatattatattataaaatgggACTTGGAATAATTAATGGCACTAAATGGGTATAACAGAAGTAGCGTAAAGGGTGATGCAAGCATGATGAATAGAGCCACTGACCGTCCATGAACCATCCCCCATCAGAGCAAATGTATGATTTAGATATAACAAGGTCAAGATCTGTCAAGACTTGGACCATCTCTAATAGAATGCCGTGCTTGTTTGCACTATCAACCTGTAAAGTAAAAGTAAAGCAAACACTTACACTTGTAAATAATGAAACATTTTCCTCCTTAACAAGTCATTTTCTCGTATTTAATGAATCCTTTTAGATCCTGGTTCCGAAAGGAACTAAAAGCTAAGAACTAGGCACGAGACTTTAGTTTGTGATCAATGTACTCATGCAACTACATTACGTCATCTAGTTTGGATTCCAAAAGGGAAGCTAACTAGATTGGGAATGGGGAATGGCAAATGGCAAATGGGAGTTAAGTCTTCTGCTCTACAGCTGCTTCCTAAACGTTAATTAACAGCTACAAAAGTTAGTAAAACAAACACTAAAACCTTTTCCTGTGCaatctttttctccttttcctcttataaaatttgatttctaGTGGCCCTCCACTCGGTGGGTCAGAGAAACCCAACTCATCTGTCTCAATCTCTATCCCTTTCTCACAAGTGGGAATGTGGAATTCTGTTAACTATACATTTGTTTATAATGGAACCTATAATAGATGCCATTGCTAATATACCAAGATTTCAGCATCCTCAATATAAAGAAACATCTCTAATTCTATATCAGAAGGTACTTTTGTGATGCCCTTAGTTTAACATATGTCATATAAATGGAATCTACAGAAACAAAGGGCCTATTACATGTTATATccaaatattaaacaaaaagagaTGACAAAACAAATCATCTTGAATCATGCTCCTCATCTATTAAACAAGATGGGTAAAAACCTAGTTCTAATACCATTTAGTATTGTATATTTCTTGGGACTTATAAGGTGAAAAACAAGATTGCAAACCTTGACAACCGTGCAGTCTTGGCATGCCTCATTATCAATACAAACCCTGCAACATCAAAAGACCAGCAAACCAAAGATGAATTCATTGTCATCATGTAAAAATATTCAAGAACCcagaaataattttattatggaATGGAATAATCTTAAGCAATAAGACACAAGATATATGCTTGCAATAGATAGATACCTAGGAGGATAAATTCTTTCGATTAAAGATTCGAATTCTGGGTCGATATAAGGCTGGTAAGCGATCTCCATACTTCTGAAATTAGCAGTATTGGTTCAAGCTTTGTTTCT
The sequence above is drawn from the Ricinus communis isolate WT05 ecotype wild-type chromosome 7, ASM1957865v1, whole genome shotgun sequence genome and encodes:
- the LOC8283394 gene encoding ACT domain-containing protein ACR1 → MEIAYQPYIDPEFESLIERIYPPRVCIDNEACQDCTVVKVDSANKHGILLEMVQVLTDLDLVISKSYICSDGGWFMDVFHVTDQLGNKLTDESLILYIQQALCTNRRAGASQELQNCLKREVRPRHVSTDHTAMEMTGIDRPGMLSEISAVLAELQCHVTAAVAWTHNSRAACIIYMEDGLSGGPITDSNKLAHVEEQLQNVVEAHHGIGEMRSVRLASPVTGQTHTERRLHQLMSATLDYEPCCGCTDGDAAHQRNCTKIHVSIESCKEKGYSVVNMRSMDRPKLLFDTLCALTDMQYVVFHAAVSSKGTMARQEYFIRHKDGCTLDTESERHKLTKCLIAATERRASHGLRLDISTHNRVGLLSDVTRVFRENGLSISRAEIGLQGDRAVGSFYITDASGDEANTHTLELVRKEIGGSVLVVNKSPGWTPRTPSTAGISRTSSGSVGEEKPKFSLGSLLWSQLERLSGNFGSIRS